A genome region from Paenibacillus pabuli includes the following:
- a CDS encoding ATP-dependent DNA helicase translates to MEADQGLSTQRYPFAYDPAEPFVSRLGEWVADVFYDILPESGFEVRDEQIFMAYQLERAYGDKKTIMAEAGVGTGKTLVYLLYAVCYARYTGKPAVIACADESLIEQLVKPGGDIAKLAEHLDLQVDARLGKSPDQYVCLNKLSAVRFADEDAPVIEEVHESLPDFVNTPGTLQAFHPYGDRKQYPHLNDRQWNKINWDPFQDCFVCPKRQRCGLTLSRDHYRRSKDIIICSHDYYMEHVWTYEARKREGQLPLLPDHSSVVFDEGHLLEEAALNALSYKLKHRIFEELVTRLLEGEIRETLAERVDEAIESSERLFRLLDTYTVAIPGSERKEVRVEAPLLREIERLTGVLDAIGEELVFESGLFSLDGYQMRVVEEHLDMIQTALSLFRKEDGYICWAEENEDETTLSIMPRTVKEILNERVFNTGIPIVFSSATLSVDNSFRYVADSLGIDDFVSFSVASPYDYADKMKMKITDQAVPGHPENENRMRDAVSMLQESGGRALILFRTMEELLAFKQDIVHVPEAQGLRFMYEGDREISDLIAAFQEDEESVLCSVNLWEGLDVPGPSLSNVMIWSLPYPPQDPVFNAKRSASAAPYEEIDLPYMLLRVKQGLGRLIRTSSDSGSAVILDESLYTKKEAKDRIAALLPKGVEWTTLTH, encoded by the coding sequence ATGGAGGCTGACCAAGGATTGTCTACACAACGTTATCCTTTTGCATATGACCCGGCAGAGCCCTTTGTATCCCGTTTGGGGGAGTGGGTGGCTGATGTTTTTTACGATATTTTGCCTGAGTCCGGCTTCGAGGTACGGGATGAACAGATTTTTATGGCGTACCAGCTCGAACGGGCCTATGGAGATAAAAAGACCATTATGGCTGAGGCCGGTGTAGGGACAGGCAAGACCTTAGTCTACCTGCTCTATGCGGTCTGTTATGCACGTTATACCGGCAAACCGGCAGTGATTGCCTGCGCCGATGAGTCATTGATTGAACAATTGGTGAAGCCGGGCGGAGATATTGCGAAGCTGGCTGAACATCTGGATCTTCAGGTGGACGCTCGTCTCGGTAAATCACCAGATCAATACGTTTGTTTGAACAAATTAAGTGCGGTAAGATTCGCGGATGAGGATGCGCCTGTCATTGAAGAAGTACATGAGAGCCTGCCTGATTTCGTGAATACACCTGGAACGCTTCAGGCTTTCCATCCCTATGGTGACCGTAAACAGTATCCGCATTTGAACGATCGCCAGTGGAATAAGATCAACTGGGACCCATTCCAGGATTGCTTTGTTTGTCCAAAAAGACAGCGCTGCGGCCTGACGTTATCACGTGATCACTATCGCCGCTCCAAGGACATCATCATCTGTTCCCATGACTACTACATGGAGCATGTGTGGACCTATGAGGCACGCAAACGCGAGGGACAGCTGCCGCTGCTGCCTGATCACAGCTCGGTTGTCTTTGATGAAGGGCATTTGTTGGAAGAGGCCGCGCTGAACGCACTCAGCTACAAACTGAAACACCGCATCTTCGAGGAACTTGTAACCCGGCTTTTGGAAGGGGAGATTCGTGAAACCCTTGCAGAACGTGTGGACGAAGCCATTGAGAGCAGTGAGCGACTGTTTAGACTGCTGGATACGTATACGGTGGCGATTCCAGGCTCAGAACGGAAGGAAGTTCGGGTAGAAGCGCCGCTGCTGCGTGAAATTGAACGTCTGACCGGTGTGCTGGATGCGATTGGGGAAGAGCTGGTATTCGAGAGCGGATTGTTCTCGCTGGATGGGTATCAGATGAGGGTTGTGGAAGAGCACTTGGACATGATTCAGACCGCATTGTCATTGTTCCGCAAGGAAGACGGGTACATCTGCTGGGCTGAAGAGAATGAAGATGAGACAACGTTGTCCATCATGCCGCGCACGGTAAAAGAAATCCTGAACGAGCGCGTGTTCAATACGGGGATTCCAATTGTATTCTCGTCTGCAACACTGTCTGTGGACAATTCCTTCCGTTATGTGGCGGACAGTCTGGGCATTGATGATTTTGTATCGTTCTCGGTTGCTTCTCCATATGACTATGCGGACAAAATGAAGATGAAAATTACAGATCAAGCTGTACCAGGTCACCCGGAGAACGAAAATCGAATGCGAGACGCTGTGTCCATGCTCCAGGAGAGCGGAGGTCGTGCGCTTATTCTGTTCCGTACCATGGAAGAGCTGCTTGCGTTTAAACAGGACATTGTTCATGTTCCGGAAGCACAAGGACTGCGCTTCATGTATGAGGGAGATCGGGAGATCAGTGATCTGATCGCAGCGTTCCAGGAGGATGAGGAGAGTGTGCTGTGCTCCGTCAATCTGTGGGAAGGGCTGGACGTTCCAGGACCTTCATTATCCAATGTTATGATCTGGTCGCTTCCGTATCCACCGCAGGATCCTGTCTTTAACGCTAAACGCAGTGCATCGGCGGCACCATACGAAGAGATTGATCTTCCATACATGCTTCTGCGCGTGAAGCAAGGTCTGGGTCGTTTGATCCGCACAAGCAGTGACTCGGGTTCTGCAGTCATTCTCGATGAATCGCTGTATACCAAAAAGGAAGCCAAAGACCGTATTGCGGCTCTGCTTCCCAAAGGCGTGGAATGGACGACGCTGACACACTGA
- the cysK gene encoding cysteine synthase A, with product MNSISGNQPSRYTGIAANVTELIGQTPAVKLNRLTGSDSADVYVKLEYFNPSGSVKDRAAYNLIVQAERAGLLLPGATIIEPTSGNTGIGLAMNAAAKGYKAILVMPDNMSKERINILKAYGADVVLTPAAERMPGAIRKAKELHADIPGSFIPQQFENQANPDIHRVTTAPEIMQQMEGKLDAFIATAGTGGTITGTGEELRKQLPDIRIYAVEPKGSPVLSGGEPGPHKLVGTSPGFIPDILNTDVWDSIIQVSDEDALDTMRQLAAREGLLLGPSSGASAWAALRIARELGPGSRVLCIAPDTGERYLSMGIF from the coding sequence ATGAATTCAATTTCGGGTAACCAACCATCCAGATATACGGGCATTGCCGCCAATGTAACCGAGTTGATCGGGCAGACGCCGGCCGTAAAACTGAACAGGCTCACAGGAAGCGACTCTGCTGACGTATATGTCAAACTGGAGTATTTCAATCCAAGCGGCAGTGTCAAGGACCGCGCAGCTTACAACTTAATCGTTCAGGCTGAACGGGCAGGCCTGCTGCTTCCCGGAGCAACTATCATCGAGCCGACCAGCGGCAATACCGGCATCGGTCTGGCGATGAATGCAGCTGCCAAAGGATATAAGGCCATTCTGGTCATGCCTGACAATATGTCCAAAGAGCGCATCAACATTCTGAAAGCCTACGGCGCAGATGTCGTGCTTACTCCTGCGGCTGAGCGGATGCCCGGGGCAATCCGCAAAGCGAAAGAGCTGCACGCTGACATTCCGGGAAGCTTCATTCCTCAGCAATTCGAGAATCAGGCCAATCCGGACATTCACCGGGTTACCACTGCTCCAGAGATTATGCAGCAGATGGAGGGCAAGCTGGATGCGTTCATTGCAACTGCAGGCACAGGCGGCACCATCACCGGAACTGGTGAAGAGCTGCGCAAGCAGCTGCCGGATATCCGGATCTATGCGGTGGAGCCCAAAGGTTCACCCGTGCTATCCGGCGGCGAGCCCGGTCCCCACAAGCTCGTCGGTACAAGTCCCGGATTCATTCCGGACATTCTGAATACCGACGTGTGGGACTCCATTATCCAGGTGTCCGATGAGGATGCACTGGATACGATGCGGCAGCTTGCTGCCCGTGAAGGGCTGCTGCTCGGCCCTTCGTCAGGCGCTTCAGCGTGGGCCGCACTGCGCATTGCGAGGGAATTGGGGCCAGGTAGCCGAGTGCTCTGTATTGCGCCGGATACCGGGGAACGGTATTTGAGCATGGGCATTTTTTAA